The following coding sequences are from one Prochlorococcus sp. MIT 0604 window:
- a CDS encoding NAD(P)/FAD-dependent oxidoreductase, with protein MEKYDVVIVGSGIGGLCCGSILALSGKKVLICEAHTQPGGVAHSFKRKGYTFESGPSLWSGIGKWPTTNPLGQILKLLDEEVELFQYKGWQVIVPEGNFNLDVGEEPFKQTIKTLRGEKSVKEWESFISGIKPISQIINEIPLLSFSPESINLLDLINLTSKFLPNINQIPKINKGFGDLVNNHLEDPFLRNWVDLLSFLISGMSMHDTNTAAMATLFNEWFEPNSYLEYPRGGSESIVKALINGFKKNGGELILSSRVKTINFNKNLATGITLSNGSSYSCESVVTNTDIWNLKKLIPNEISKKWNTKVLNPNKCDSFLHIHLGFDSDGLENLPIHAIHVDEWEKGITAERNIAVFSIPSVLDKNMAPEGKHVLHGYTPANEPWEIWENLNPRELEYRNLKEERCSIFLNAVRKFIPDIDERIDLKMLGTPITHKKFTNTYCGSYGPALSAAKGLFPGCKTPVKNLFTCGASTFPGIGIPAVSASGAYAAEKIIGKKEFKTLLKKINL; from the coding sequence ATGGAAAAGTACGATGTAGTAATAGTTGGTAGTGGAATAGGTGGATTATGCTGTGGTTCGATTCTCGCTTTATCAGGCAAAAAAGTACTGATATGTGAAGCACATACCCAGCCAGGAGGTGTTGCTCACAGCTTCAAAAGAAAAGGTTACACTTTCGAATCAGGTCCTTCATTGTGGAGTGGAATAGGTAAATGGCCGACAACTAATCCCCTTGGGCAAATTCTTAAATTACTTGATGAAGAAGTTGAACTATTTCAATACAAAGGTTGGCAAGTAATTGTCCCAGAAGGCAATTTTAATCTTGATGTTGGGGAAGAACCTTTTAAACAAACAATTAAAACTTTAAGAGGTGAGAAATCTGTTAAAGAATGGGAATCATTTATTTCCGGAATAAAACCTATTAGCCAAATAATAAATGAAATCCCTTTACTCTCATTTTCTCCCGAATCAATAAATCTCTTAGATCTAATAAATTTAACCTCAAAATTTTTACCTAATATCAATCAAATACCAAAAATTAATAAAGGCTTTGGGGATTTAGTAAATAATCATCTAGAGGATCCTTTTCTCAGAAATTGGGTTGATTTATTGAGCTTTTTGATAAGTGGTATGTCAATGCATGATACAAATACAGCTGCGATGGCTACTTTATTTAACGAATGGTTTGAACCAAATTCATACCTTGAATACCCTAGAGGAGGTAGTGAATCTATAGTAAAAGCCTTAATTAATGGATTTAAAAAAAATGGGGGAGAATTAATTCTCTCTTCGAGAGTAAAGACAATTAACTTCAATAAAAATTTAGCAACAGGAATAACTCTAAGTAATGGTTCTAGCTATAGTTGTGAATCTGTTGTCACGAATACTGATATTTGGAATTTAAAAAAGTTAATTCCAAATGAAATTTCAAAAAAATGGAATACAAAAGTTTTGAACCCTAATAAATGTGATTCTTTCCTTCATATACATCTAGGTTTTGATTCTGATGGTCTTGAAAATTTGCCAATACATGCGATACATGTTGATGAGTGGGAAAAAGGTATAACCGCAGAAAGAAATATAGCTGTATTTTCAATCCCATCTGTTTTAGATAAAAATATGGCCCCAGAAGGAAAACATGTTCTTCATGGATATACTCCCGCAAATGAACCTTGGGAAATTTGGGAAAACCTCAATCCAAGGGAATTAGAATATAGAAATTTGAAAGAAGAAAGATGTTCAATATTCCTTAATGCAGTGCGAAAATTCATCCCTGATATTGATGAAAGGATTGATTTAAAGATGCTAGGAACCCCAATCACTCATAAAAAATTCACAAATACCTATTGCGGTAGTTATGGCCCTGCATTATCTGCAGCAAAAGGTCTTTTCCCAGGCTGCAAAACTCCAGTGAAAAATTTATTTACTTGCGGTGCAAGTACATTTCCAGGTATTGGAATTCCTGCTGTTTCAGCAAGTGGCGCTTACGCAGCTGAAAAAATTATTGGTAAAAAAGAATTTAAAACTCTTCTTAAGAAAATAAATTTATGA
- a CDS encoding Nif11-like leader peptide family natural product precursor, which produces MSFSEIRKFLIKMQSDEELKKQVTTSSTADDVALIGQSLGYDFSGDDLLRFNGQKVDKVTVRKVDHPGEYH; this is translated from the coding sequence ATGAGTTTTTCTGAAATAAGAAAATTTTTAATTAAGATGCAATCTGATGAAGAATTAAAAAAGCAGGTTACGACATCCTCTACAGCAGATGATGTAGCACTAATAGGCCAAAGCTTAGGTTATGACTTTTCAGGAGATGATCTCTTAAGATTTAATGGACAAAAAGTTGATAAAGTTACCGTAAGAAAGGTAGATCATCCAGGAGAATACCACTAA
- a CDS encoding TatA/E family twin arginine-targeting protein translocase: MNIFGVGLPEVTVILILALLIFGPKKLPELGKQLGKTLKSLKKASNEFQNEIDQVMNEKDKDESPKSIESNQTNEINQEKIDTENSKK, translated from the coding sequence ATGAATATTTTTGGTGTAGGTTTGCCTGAAGTTACTGTAATACTTATCTTAGCTCTTTTAATTTTTGGTCCAAAAAAGCTTCCAGAATTAGGAAAACAGCTTGGTAAAACTTTGAAAAGTCTTAAAAAAGCGTCGAATGAATTTCAAAATGAAATCGATCAAGTTATGAACGAAAAAGATAAAGATGAATCTCCTAAATCTATAGAAAGCAATCAAACCAATGAAATTAATCAAGAAAAAATAGATACAGAAAACAGCAAAAAATAA
- a CDS encoding peroxiredoxin produces the protein MQIGDKIPEFSLLDQNGVKRSNKGLKNPLVLFFYPKDDTPGCTIEVCGFRDKYDLFKVLGAQVWGVSNGSTSSHLAFANKNKLQYPLLCDKNDSLRKTFKVPKVLGFMDGRVTYVIDRKGTVRHIFRDLLNGPEHIKEAIRVLKEIQNQ, from the coding sequence GTGCAGATTGGAGATAAAATTCCAGAATTCTCTCTACTGGATCAAAATGGAGTTAAAAGATCAAATAAGGGATTAAAAAATCCCCTTGTTTTGTTCTTTTATCCAAAAGATGATACGCCGGGTTGCACTATAGAAGTTTGCGGATTTAGAGATAAATATGACTTATTTAAAGTATTAGGTGCACAGGTTTGGGGAGTAAGTAATGGAAGTACCTCAAGTCATTTGGCATTTGCTAATAAAAATAAATTACAATATCCATTACTTTGTGATAAGAATGACTCTCTTAGGAAAACTTTTAAAGTTCCTAAAGTATTAGGTTTTATGGATGGTAGGGTAACTTACGTTATTGATCGCAAAGGGACAGTTAGGCATATTTTTAGAGATTTATTGAATGGTCCTGAACACATTAAAGAGGCTATTAGAGTGCTTAAGGAAATTCAAAATCAATAA
- a CDS encoding DUF4090 family protein: MKKMGMQAVDLAIQNGVDLDGTPIPQKMLDLYNRIMDEENKRQRSGVKKSMRNRCVKTGSKHFDKETLNQLLIDSGWEGLKEKEILFFYN; this comes from the coding sequence ATGAAGAAAATGGGAATGCAGGCTGTTGATCTTGCTATTCAAAATGGAGTGGATCTTGATGGTACTCCAATCCCTCAAAAAATGCTAGATCTATACAACAGAATTATGGATGAAGAGAATAAAAGACAAAGGAGTGGTGTTAAAAAATCAATGAGAAATAGATGCGTCAAAACGGGTTCTAAGCATTTTGATAAGGAAACATTGAATCAATTATTAATAGACTCGGGATGGGAAGGTCTCAAAGAAAAGGAAATTTTATTTTTTTATAACTAA
- the arfB gene encoding alternative ribosome rescue aminoacyl-tRNA hydrolase ArfB produces the protein MDLKITKTLVIPSNEIKWRFSRSSGPGGQNVNKIESRVEIIFNLEDSKVLNDYQKEILKKNLKKKLVNNSLRLAVQEHRNQLLNRQLALMKFSSIIKNALNKPFKLRKSTQPTKASQKKRVEVKKKRGELKKSRQKEKTYQI, from the coding sequence ATGGATTTAAAAATTACTAAAACATTAGTAATCCCATCCAACGAAATTAAATGGCGCTTTTCCAGATCCTCCGGTCCTGGAGGACAAAATGTAAATAAAATTGAAAGCAGAGTAGAGATTATTTTTAATTTAGAAGATTCCAAAGTATTAAATGATTATCAGAAAGAAATTCTTAAGAAAAACTTGAAAAAAAAATTAGTGAATAATAGCTTACGTTTAGCGGTTCAAGAACACAGAAATCAATTATTAAATAGGCAGCTAGCTTTAATGAAATTTAGTTCAATCATAAAAAATGCTTTAAATAAGCCATTTAAATTAAGAAAATCTACACAACCTACTAAAGCATCACAAAAGAAAAGAGTTGAGGTTAAGAAAAAACGTGGCGAATTGAAAAAAAGTAGACAAAAAGAAAAAACATATCAAATATGA
- a CDS encoding DUF1651 domain-containing protein, with protein sequence MNTTNDFWLIDSNFVGVMRFYKDRDNSDKSIDYMFIEEGIIMGIHGENPPLMKTRKKIVIEEARLLWQKLLNEGWQKTNKKW encoded by the coding sequence TTGAATACAACTAATGATTTCTGGTTAATTGACTCCAATTTTGTAGGGGTGATGCGTTTCTACAAAGATAGAGATAATTCTGATAAATCTATTGATTATATGTTTATTGAAGAAGGAATTATTATGGGAATTCATGGAGAAAATCCTCCATTAATGAAAACTAGAAAAAAAATTGTTATTGAAGAAGCAAGATTATTATGGCAAAAATTGTTAAATGAAGGTTGGCAAAAAACTAATAAAAAATGGTGA
- a CDS encoding type II CAAX endopeptidase family protein, with protein sequence MKIISKNIKNIYLKLFFSGPKLLSTITFIPFLYIFGWILAFPTLLIGLDKESLSLLGTIFTFLIFVISLPKWFYIRWNIKNTWTLLGINTVDKNRKLILYFLRGLIMSSILIFLILITIIGTKSGYWIGEIYPDIFFNGILLMIGVGLAEELIFRGWLLEELKKQFGLKNAIIAQASVFSIVHIGFDLPFWQILSILTGLFLLGILLALIRLKDRSCLWGCIGLHGGLVGLWFLTNNGLLEISEDAPNWLIGPGNLNTNPLGGIFGISLLIIFCFFYLKDFKKTISIFK encoded by the coding sequence ATGAAAATTATTTCTAAAAACATTAAAAATATATATCTGAAATTATTTTTTTCTGGTCCGAAATTATTATCCACAATCACGTTTATACCATTTTTATATATATTTGGTTGGATTCTTGCTTTTCCAACACTTTTAATAGGATTAGACAAAGAAAGTCTTTCTTTACTTGGAACAATTTTTACTTTCCTAATATTTGTTATTTCATTGCCTAAATGGTTTTATATTCGTTGGAATATTAAAAATACATGGACATTACTTGGTATTAATACCGTAGATAAAAATAGAAAATTGATTTTATATTTTCTAAGAGGTCTCATAATGTCATCAATTTTGATATTTCTAATTTTAATTACAATAATTGGGACAAAATCTGGATATTGGATTGGGGAAATATATCCTGATATTTTTTTTAATGGAATACTTCTTATGATAGGGGTCGGATTGGCAGAAGAACTGATTTTTAGGGGATGGCTTCTGGAAGAATTAAAAAAACAATTTGGCTTAAAAAATGCAATTATTGCACAAGCATCAGTTTTTAGTATTGTCCATATTGGATTTGATTTACCCTTTTGGCAAATTTTAAGCATACTTACAGGATTATTTTTACTTGGTATTTTATTAGCTCTAATTAGATTAAAAGATAGGTCTTGTTTGTGGGGATGTATTGGATTACATGGAGGACTGGTAGGATTATGGTTCCTAACAAATAATGGATTATTAGAAATCTCAGAAGATGCTCCAAATTGGTTAATAGGACCAGGGAATTTAAATACAAATCCTCTTGGAGGAATATTTGGTATATCCTTATTGATTATTTTTTGTTTTTTTTATTTAAAAGACTTTAAAAAGACAATATCAATTTTTAAGTAA
- a CDS encoding glycosyltransferase family 2 protein, with translation MQKELDYKENQQFHFNIIVPVFNSEKYLEKCINSIIKQSYKNFTVKIVDDCSTDSTFEIASKICANYKNFDVFTNSRRLGALNNISKLLGFSVKDPSNTIDILIDGDDYLYSGDVLSIICEKYLKTNCLITYGSHLSSKGVQGKKYPWLIRNFNLYRKYFWYASHLRTFRHDLWLSLNPNDLLDKNGKYFSVAWDLAIMFPMLEMAGNRQEFMQDLLYVYNDQNPISDHKIRRKEQLLAAKEIRRKKRYKEKTFLKVCYL, from the coding sequence TTGCAAAAAGAACTCGATTATAAAGAAAATCAACAATTTCATTTTAATATTATTGTCCCAGTTTTTAATTCCGAAAAATATTTAGAAAAGTGTATTAATTCAATAATTAAGCAATCATATAAAAATTTTACAGTAAAAATAGTTGATGATTGCTCTACTGATTCCACTTTTGAAATAGCGTCTAAGATATGTGCAAATTATAAAAATTTTGATGTTTTCACGAACTCAAGGAGACTAGGAGCATTAAATAATATTTCTAAATTGCTTGGATTTAGTGTTAAAGATCCTTCTAATACTATTGATATATTGATTGATGGAGATGACTATCTATATAGCGGTGATGTTCTAAGTATTATTTGTGAAAAGTATTTAAAAACTAATTGCTTAATAACTTATGGGTCACATTTGTCATCAAAAGGTGTTCAAGGGAAAAAATATCCATGGCTTATAAGAAACTTTAATTTATATAGAAAATATTTCTGGTATGCATCTCATCTAAGAACATTTAGGCATGATTTATGGTTGTCTTTAAATCCAAATGATTTATTAGATAAAAACGGAAAATATTTCAGTGTTGCATGGGATTTAGCAATAATGTTCCCAATGCTAGAAATGGCAGGAAATCGGCAAGAGTTCATGCAGGATTTATTGTATGTTTATAATGATCAAAATCCTATAAGCGATCATAAGATTAGAAGAAAAGAGCAATTATTAGCAGCAAAAGAAATAAGAAGAAAAAAGAGATACAAGGAGAAAACTTTTCTTAAAGTTTGTTATTTATAA
- the pip gene encoding prolyl aminopeptidase, whose amino-acid sequence MKDQVLFPKIEVREKGFLQVSDIHTIYWERSGNPKGKKILVIHGGPGGGSQTRYRRYFDPDKFDIIQFDQRGCGSSTPFSELKENTTNHLVDDIEKLRVLLKIDSWHLFGGSWGSTLSLIYAIKNPSRVISLTLRGIFLCRKFELLWFYQYGASEIFPDEFEEYISVIPKEERNDLISSFYKYLTSSDPNLRSKAAAAWTKWELSTSHLINKKFDFDKSEVNSFSDAFARIECHYFINNIFLEDDFILNNIKTIESIPTKIIQGRYDVVCPVRSAWDLNKKLKNSELIIVDDAGHSMSEKGITIELIKAVKGIQNL is encoded by the coding sequence ATGAAAGATCAAGTCTTGTTTCCAAAAATTGAAGTACGTGAAAAGGGTTTTTTACAAGTAAGTGATATTCATACTATTTATTGGGAAAGATCTGGTAATCCAAAAGGCAAAAAAATTCTTGTTATTCATGGAGGTCCAGGAGGAGGAAGTCAAACAAGATATAGAAGATACTTTGACCCGGATAAATTCGATATCATTCAATTTGACCAAAGAGGTTGCGGTTCTTCAACTCCTTTCTCCGAATTAAAAGAAAATACGACCAATCATTTAGTTGATGATATTGAGAAATTAAGGGTCCTTTTAAAAATAGATAGTTGGCATTTGTTTGGAGGATCTTGGGGCTCAACACTTTCACTGATATATGCGATTAAAAATCCCTCAAGAGTTATCAGCTTAACTTTGCGAGGAATATTTTTATGTAGAAAGTTTGAATTATTGTGGTTCTATCAATATGGTGCAAGTGAAATATTCCCCGATGAATTTGAAGAATATATTTCTGTAATACCAAAAGAAGAAAGAAATGATTTAATAAGTTCTTTTTATAAATATCTAACATCTTCAGATCCGAATCTTAGATCAAAAGCAGCAGCAGCTTGGACAAAATGGGAACTCTCAACAAGTCATTTAATAAATAAAAAATTTGATTTTGATAAGTCTGAAGTTAATTCTTTTTCAGATGCCTTTGCAAGGATCGAGTGTCATTATTTTATTAATAATATTTTCTTAGAAGATGATTTTATTTTGAACAATATAAAAACAATAGAGTCGATTCCAACAAAAATAATTCAGGGTAGGTATGACGTTGTATGTCCTGTTAGGAGTGCTTGGGATCTAAATAAGAAATTAAAGAATTCTGAATTAATTATTGTTGATGATGCTGGTCATTCAATGAGTGAAAAAGGTATTACTATCGAACTAATAAAAGCTGTAAAAGGAATTCAAAATCTCTAA
- a CDS encoding FAD-binding domain-containing protein, producing the protein MKEINILWFKKDLRIFDNEALCEAIKDNDILPIYIIELDIWSQNTHSDRQWQFCKESLIDLRNALAEIGQPLIIRTGNVINIFDEISTKFKIKGIFSHQETGDWLTYKRDQKVREWALSKNIIWREFLQFSVFRGNLDRNNWSKKWQENSEKNLLKAPLRINSINFNIGEIPSDEIFTFKKETCPGRMQGGRKKGLERIQYFFSNKLDSYSKDISSPEKSFDSCTRLSPYISWGCISLKEIFKKTNISKNNNSRMLKSRLTWHCHFIQKLESEPELEFREYHPFFKNIREKNNELLYSWSSGNTGFPFIDACMRSLNFNGWINFRMRAMLMSFASYNLWLPWQDSGSELANKFVDYEPGIHWNQCQMQSGTTSINTNRIYNPIKQGKDHDPQGKFIKKWIPELKNITLNFIHEPWLLSRFNKEEYEQINYIRPIIDIPNSTKTAKKKIQEITKKDGYWDISKEIYLKHGSRKRLRKNINNKKTFSEEKEKQYELKLDF; encoded by the coding sequence ATGAAAGAAATAAATATCTTATGGTTTAAGAAAGATTTAAGAATCTTTGATAACGAAGCTCTCTGTGAGGCTATAAAAGATAATGATATTTTACCTATTTATATTATTGAGTTAGATATTTGGAGCCAAAATACTCATTCAGATAGACAATGGCAATTTTGCAAAGAAAGTTTAATAGATTTAAGAAATGCACTTGCTGAGATTGGACAACCATTAATTATTAGGACTGGCAATGTTATTAATATTTTTGATGAAATTAGTACAAAATTTAAAATCAAAGGTATCTTTAGCCATCAAGAAACCGGAGATTGGCTTACTTATAAAAGAGATCAAAAAGTAAGAGAATGGGCTTTAAGCAAAAATATTATTTGGAGGGAATTTCTACAATTTTCAGTTTTTAGAGGAAATTTAGATAGGAATAATTGGTCTAAAAAATGGCAAGAAAATTCCGAAAAAAACTTACTTAAAGCTCCATTAAGAATTAATTCTATTAACTTTAATATTGGAGAAATACCCTCAGACGAAATTTTTACCTTTAAAAAAGAAACTTGTCCAGGGAGAATGCAAGGTGGAAGAAAGAAAGGTTTAGAGAGAATACAATACTTCTTTAGTAATAAATTAGATTCTTATTCAAAAGATATATCTAGCCCAGAAAAATCATTTGATAGTTGTACAAGACTATCCCCATACATTAGTTGGGGATGCATTTCATTAAAAGAAATATTTAAAAAGACAAATATATCAAAAAACAATAATTCCAGGATGTTAAAAAGCAGATTAACTTGGCATTGTCATTTTATTCAGAAACTTGAAAGTGAACCAGAACTTGAGTTTAGGGAATACCATCCTTTTTTTAAAAATATTAGAGAAAAAAATAATGAATTACTTTATTCATGGAGTTCAGGTAATACGGGCTTTCCTTTTATAGATGCATGTATGCGTTCATTAAATTTCAATGGATGGATTAACTTCAGGATGAGAGCGATGTTAATGTCTTTTGCTAGCTATAATTTATGGCTACCATGGCAAGATTCAGGTTCTGAATTAGCAAATAAATTTGTAGATTATGAGCCTGGAATACATTGGAACCAATGCCAAATGCAATCTGGAACTACTTCTATAAATACCAATAGAATTTATAATCCTATTAAGCAGGGAAAAGATCATGATCCTCAAGGAAAATTTATAAAAAAATGGATACCAGAATTAAAGAATATAACACTTAATTTCATTCATGAACCATGGCTATTATCTAGATTTAATAAAGAAGAATATGAACAAATTAATTACATAAGACCAATAATTGACATCCCAAATAGCACTAAAACTGCAAAGAAGAAAATCCAGGAAATCACAAAAAAGGATGGATATTGGGATATCTCAAAAGAAATTTATTTAAAGCATGGCTCTAGAAAAAGGCTTAGAAAAAATATAAATAATAAAAAAACTTTTTCTGAGGAAAAGGAAAAACAATACGAATTGAAATTAGATTTCTAA
- a CDS encoding TenA family protein yields the protein MKITKKLWEDNYEIALLSLNTKFVQGLKNGSLPKNIFQEYLAQDYFFLETFAKAYGLAVSKSKDKYSIRKLSELLMGVSEELILHETYAKEWDIDLSNNYIKKATKNYTDFLDNTSKKLSSVEIMFAMTPCMRLYSWIGKRLYKEDFDIKYKEWIITYSDESFEKLADSLENLIETNKETYDINQAKYLYRRAMELELDFFNAYSDF from the coding sequence ATGAAAATAACAAAAAAACTTTGGGAGGATAATTATGAGATTGCTTTACTAAGTTTAAATACAAAATTTGTTCAAGGTCTAAAGAATGGAAGTCTCCCTAAAAATATATTTCAAGAATATTTAGCTCAAGATTATTTCTTTTTAGAGACTTTTGCTAAGGCTTATGGTCTTGCTGTTTCCAAATCAAAAGATAAGTACTCAATAAGGAAGTTAAGTGAACTTTTAATGGGTGTTTCAGAGGAGTTAATACTTCATGAAACGTATGCAAAAGAATGGGATATTGATTTGTCTAATAACTATATAAAAAAAGCTACTAAAAATTATACAGATTTTCTTGATAATACTTCCAAAAAACTTAGCTCCGTTGAAATAATGTTTGCAATGACTCCATGTATGCGACTTTATTCTTGGATAGGAAAAAGGTTGTATAAGGAGGATTTTGACATTAAATATAAAGAATGGATAATTACTTATTCTGATGAGAGCTTTGAAAAGCTAGCAGATTCACTTGAAAATCTTATTGAGACTAATAAAGAAACATATGATATTAATCAGGCTAAATATTTATACAGGAGAGCTATGGAATTGGAGTTAGATTTTTTTAATGCATATTCAGATTTCTAA
- the thiD gene encoding bifunctional hydroxymethylpyrimidine kinase/phosphomethylpyrimidine kinase, producing MYSKIALSIGGSDSGGGAGIQADLRTFMALKVHGCSVITCITAQNSIEVKCVEPVDKNTLLSQFDTLFADFGIDALKTGMLLNERIINDTVSKLNKYKITKIIDPVMVSRTGSKLLEDSAINAYKKLLLPIADLVTPNIYEANLLSGLEIKSKEDIENSARNIIGLGAKAVLIKGGGLKDMKGQDFFLDLNGRKEWLFNNFINTKNTHGSGCTLSAAICGYKALGFGLLDSIQKAKLFVEKSLENSYKIGSGPGPLGHH from the coding sequence ATGTATTCTAAAATTGCACTTTCAATAGGTGGTAGTGACTCCGGGGGTGGAGCAGGCATACAGGCTGACTTGAGAACTTTTATGGCCCTTAAAGTACATGGATGTTCTGTTATTACATGTATTACTGCGCAAAATAGTATAGAGGTGAAATGCGTTGAGCCGGTAGATAAGAATACTTTATTAAGTCAGTTCGATACTTTATTTGCTGATTTTGGTATTGATGCCTTAAAAACTGGAATGTTATTAAATGAAAGGATAATTAATGATACTGTTTCAAAATTAAATAAATATAAAATAACCAAAATTATTGACCCAGTAATGGTTTCAAGAACTGGTTCAAAATTACTAGAAGATTCTGCGATTAATGCTTATAAAAAACTCTTATTACCAATTGCGGATTTGGTAACTCCAAATATTTATGAAGCAAATCTACTTTCTGGTTTAGAAATAAAGAGTAAAGAAGATATCGAAAATTCCGCAAGAAATATTATTGGTCTTGGAGCTAAAGCTGTACTTATAAAAGGTGGCGGTTTGAAAGATATGAAAGGGCAGGATTTTTTTCTTGACTTAAATGGTAGAAAAGAGTGGCTCTTTAATAATTTTATAAATACAAAAAATACCCACGGTAGCGGCTGTACTTTGAGTGCTGCTATTTGTGGTTACAAGGCTTTAGGTTTTGGTCTACTTGATTCCATACAAAAAGCAAAATTATTTGTTGAGAAATCTTTAGAAAATTCTTATAAAATAGGATCTGGTCCTGGTCCCTTAGGCCATCATTAA